One genomic region from Nitrospirota bacterium encodes:
- a CDS encoding Crp/Fnr family transcriptional regulator yields TMSDVQAMLFSRFGKKIPGNTVLFQEGDRGEEMYIIQSGKVKISKRIRGVEKTLATLEKGEFFGEMAILNDKPRSATAETLEPCEMLVIDRKTFDALIRGNVEIAVRFIKRLADRLREANEQMEALMIKDNTSRLVSLLAKQVKEQKKSGEFLMTVEDLAGLAGIEHSQVRMILEKLASVRIVELAGDKVRITNQDQVDRLVRYLEMREIFGEMA; encoded by the coding sequence GACCATGAGTGACGTTCAGGCAATGCTCTTTTCCCGGTTCGGCAAAAAGATCCCGGGGAACACGGTGCTGTTCCAGGAGGGCGACCGCGGCGAGGAGATGTACATCATCCAGTCCGGGAAGGTGAAGATCAGCAAGCGCATCCGCGGCGTCGAGAAGACGCTCGCGACGCTCGAGAAGGGCGAGTTCTTCGGGGAGATGGCGATCCTGAACGACAAGCCCCGGTCGGCAACGGCCGAGACGCTGGAGCCCTGCGAAATGCTCGTGATCGACCGGAAGACCTTTGACGCGCTTATCCGCGGCAACGTGGAGATCGCCGTCCGGTTCATCAAGCGCCTGGCCGACCGCCTGCGCGAGGCCAACGAGCAGATGGAAGCCCTGATGATCAAGGACAACACCAGCAGGTTGGTAAGCCTTCTCGCCAAACAGGTGAAGGAGCAGAAAAAGAGCGGAGAATTCCTCATGACCGTCGAGGACCTTGCCGGCCTGGCCGGCATCGAGCACTCCCAGGTCAGGATGATCCTGGAGAAACTGGCAAGCGTAAGGATCGTGGAGCTTGCCGGAGATAAGGTGCGTATCACGAACCAGGACCAGGTGGACCGGCTTGTCCGCTATCTGGAGATGAGAGAGATCTTCGGGGAGATGGCGTAA
- a CDS encoding adenylate/guanylate cyclase domain-containing protein encodes MKLTGGKRAGITIALIVAIALSAMNIGNFRFFDVLEQKTLDMRFLVRGPVKPGPETVIAAIDEKSINKLGRFPWPRSVWGRVVDRLTEEGAKVIVFDVFFTEPENVESDDLFQRAIMRSGRVILPMVFDFTEAGYKESGFTNRKIDFMTPSAYTVLKNTHEPFEPFKAKMVLPTLLRFSSVANCLAHINMIPDADGTLRWEALAIDYQGDFYPPIGLQAAWLYRGLKKEDLALDYRRKVRLGATAIPTDGYGRMLINYRGPNGMFPMYSVSDILDRNLPAGTFRDKIVLIGATAIGIYDLRVTPFSPNMAGIEKHASVVDNILRGDFIEHTEASVVFLIFLFAILLGIFLPRLGAGAGAVLFLALFSGYIGAVYYLFVARGIWFNMVYPASALFFGYTSQTAYRFFTEERRARDIRKMFSSYVSKRIVDELIKDPNKAKLGGDRKEITVLFSDIRGFTSFSEKHQPEEVVSLLNEYLGAMTEIVFEHEGTLDKFVGDAIMALWGAPVGQPDHAERAVKCSLAMIERLKQLQAKWVAEGRYAIDIGIGINTGDMVVGNMGAEGKKMDYTVIGDNVNLGARLEGLTRQYNNHIIISEFTYEKVKGIVRVNELGSVTVKGKQKPVVIYDLVGLKG; translated from the coding sequence ATGAAATTGACGGGCGGCAAGCGGGCAGGCATCACGATAGCGCTGATCGTGGCGATCGCGCTCTCGGCCATGAACATAGGGAACTTCAGGTTCTTCGACGTGCTGGAGCAGAAGACGCTGGATATGCGCTTCCTGGTCCGCGGCCCGGTCAAGCCGGGGCCCGAAACCGTGATCGCGGCCATCGACGAAAAGAGCATCAACAAGCTCGGGCGCTTCCCGTGGCCGCGCTCGGTGTGGGGCAGGGTCGTGGACCGCCTCACGGAGGAGGGCGCGAAGGTGATCGTGTTCGACGTCTTCTTCACGGAGCCGGAGAACGTGGAGTCCGACGATCTCTTCCAGCGCGCCATCATGCGGAGCGGCAGGGTGATCCTGCCAATGGTGTTCGACTTTACGGAGGCGGGATACAAGGAATCGGGCTTCACGAACAGGAAGATCGATTTCATGACGCCCTCGGCCTATACCGTGCTCAAGAACACCCATGAGCCCTTCGAGCCCTTCAAGGCGAAAATGGTGCTCCCGACGCTGCTCCGGTTCTCCTCGGTCGCCAACTGTCTTGCGCACATCAACATGATCCCCGACGCCGACGGTACGCTCCGGTGGGAGGCACTGGCCATCGACTACCAGGGGGATTTCTATCCTCCCATCGGCCTGCAGGCGGCGTGGCTGTACCGCGGCCTGAAGAAGGAGGACCTGGCGCTCGACTACCGGCGTAAGGTCCGGCTGGGCGCCACGGCCATACCGACCGATGGATACGGCCGCATGCTGATCAATTACCGGGGTCCGAACGGCATGTTCCCGATGTACTCCGTGTCCGACATCCTTGACCGGAACCTGCCGGCGGGCACGTTCAGGGACAAGATCGTCCTGATCGGCGCCACGGCCATCGGCATCTACGACCTGCGCGTGACGCCCTTTTCCCCGAACATGGCGGGCATCGAGAAGCACGCGAGCGTGGTCGACAACATCCTGCGGGGAGACTTCATCGAGCACACCGAGGCCTCGGTCGTGTTCCTCATCTTCCTGTTCGCGATCCTGCTCGGGATATTCCTGCCGCGGCTCGGTGCCGGGGCGGGCGCCGTCCTGTTCCTGGCGCTGTTCTCCGGCTATATCGGCGCCGTGTACTACCTCTTCGTCGCCAGGGGGATCTGGTTCAACATGGTCTACCCCGCTTCCGCCCTGTTCTTCGGGTACACGAGCCAGACGGCCTACCGGTTCTTCACGGAAGAGCGGCGCGCCCGGGACATCCGGAAGATGTTCTCGAGTTACGTCTCGAAACGCATTGTCGACGAGCTGATCAAGGACCCGAACAAGGCCAAACTGGGCGGTGACCGCAAGGAGATCACGGTCCTCTTCTCGGACATCCGCGGCTTCACGTCGTTCTCCGAGAAGCATCAGCCCGAAGAGGTCGTCTCGCTGCTGAACGAGTACCTGGGCGCAATGACGGAGATCGTGTTCGAACATGAGGGGACCCTGGACAAGTTCGTGGGCGACGCGATCATGGCGCTCTGGGGGGCGCCGGTCGGCCAGCCGGACCATGCGGAGCGCGCGGTCAAATGCTCACTGGCCATGATCGAACGGTTGAAGCAGCTGCAGGCGAAATGGGTGGCCGAGGGCAGGTACGCCATCGACATCGGGATCGGGATCAACACCGGGGACATGGTCGTCGGGAACATGGGCGCTGAAGGAAAGAAGATGGACTATACCGTGATCGGAGACAACGTGAACCTCGGAGCGCGCCTGGAAGGCTTGACAAGACAGTATAATAATCATATCATCATATCCGAGTTCACCTACGAAAAGGTCAAGGGTATCGTCCGGGTGAACGAGCTGGGCTCCGTGACGGTAAAGGGCAAGCAGAAACCCGTGGTGATCTACGATCTGGTGGGACTGAAAGGATAA